From the genome of Scytonema hofmannii PCC 7110, one region includes:
- a CDS encoding glycosyltransferase → MPKTNHVFVFIEIFEREGGIQSYVKDIFRAYQALSEPYCAEVFLLRDRPSVSNSFESERLKFHYFKSQLPQLERLKISIALFFCLLRSRPQHVFCGHINLAPLVGMLCNLLGIPYTVMTHGKEVWQPLSPPMKSSLQKASRIWTVSGYTRKVACAANDLDLSKVNIMPCAVNGDRFTPGAKSPALIERYGLGGAKVLMTVARLWSGDIYKGVDITIQALPRIAHVFPEVKYLVIGRGDDQPRLAQLAKDVGVSDRVIFAGFVATEELIEHYRLADAYVMPSQEGFGIVYLEAMACGIPVLSGDDDGSADPLQDGKLGWRVPHRDPKAVAVACVEILNGVDQRCDGRWLRQQVLALFDINAFQRRLKEQLQ, encoded by the coding sequence ATGCCAAAAACCAATCATGTCTTCGTGTTTATAGAAATTTTTGAACGAGAGGGTGGCATTCAATCTTATGTAAAAGATATTTTTAGAGCATATCAGGCGTTGTCCGAACCTTATTGTGCGGAAGTGTTCCTCCTGAGAGATCGTCCTAGCGTCTCAAATTCCTTTGAATCGGAACGGTTAAAATTTCACTACTTCAAATCTCAATTGCCACAACTCGAACGCCTGAAAATTTCGATAGCGTTGTTCTTTTGTCTGTTACGATCGCGTCCCCAACATGTTTTCTGCGGTCATATTAACCTTGCACCTCTTGTTGGTATGTTGTGCAATCTTCTGGGAATTCCCTATACGGTTATGACTCATGGGAAAGAGGTTTGGCAACCGTTATCGCCTCCAATGAAATCTAGCCTGCAAAAAGCATCTCGTATTTGGACAGTTAGCGGCTATACACGCAAAGTCGCTTGTGCAGCTAATGACTTAGACCTCAGTAAAGTTAACATTATGCCTTGTGCAGTGAACGGCGATCGCTTTACTCCAGGAGCAAAATCACCTGCACTGATCGAACGCTATGGTTTGGGGGGGGCAAAAGTATTGATGACTGTCGCAAGGTTGTGGTCGGGTGATATATATAAAGGTGTGGATATTACTATTCAAGCATTGCCACGAATAGCTCATGTTTTCCCAGAAGTCAAATATTTGGTGATTGGTCGCGGCGATGACCAGCCAAGATTAGCACAATTAGCTAAAGATGTGGGTGTAAGCGATCGCGTTATCTTTGCTGGATTTGTTGCTACAGAAGAATTAATAGAACACTACCGCCTTGCTGATGCTTATGTAATGCCTTCTCAAGAAGGTTTTGGTATTGTCTATCTAGAAGCAATGGCTTGTGGCATACCCGTACTATCGGGAGATGACGATGGGTCGGCAGACCCATTACAAGATGGTAAATTAGGATGGCGAGTACCGCACCGAGATCCAAAGGCGGTGGCAGTAGCTTGTGTAGAAATACTTAATGGAGTTGACCAACGTTGTGATGGACGATGGTTGAGACAACAGGTACTTGCTCTCTTTGATATCAACGCTTTCCAAAGACGGTTGAAAGAGCAGTTACAGTGA
- a CDS encoding ATP-binding protein, translated as MLSIVQQDHLTVKSELKLLNQVQQWFEQFCLRNLPSLGWSESQLYRLNLALAEGFTNAVRHAHHSLPPETAIEIDVSLWIDRLEIRIWDQGNPFNPDAIAEPEPGTLQVGGYGWFLLRRLADKVLYERGTDGRNCLLIVKYGLQGQQ; from the coding sequence ATGCTTAGCATAGTGCAGCAAGACCATCTGACGGTGAAGAGCGAACTCAAGCTTCTTAACCAAGTGCAGCAGTGGTTTGAGCAATTTTGCCTGCGAAACTTGCCATCGCTTGGTTGGTCAGAAAGCCAACTGTATCGCCTAAACCTGGCATTAGCAGAAGGCTTTACCAATGCCGTTCGTCACGCTCATCATTCCTTACCGCCGGAAACAGCTATAGAGATTGATGTTTCTCTATGGATCGATCGCTTGGAGATTAGAATCTGGGACCAGGGGAATCCTTTTAATCCAGATGCGATCGCAGAACCAGAACCAGGAACTCTTCAAGTAGGGGGATATGGATGGTTTCTTCTCAGGCGCTTGGCAGATAAAGTTCTCTACGAACGGGGTACAGACGGAAGAAATTGCTTGCTCATCGTCAAATACGGTCTACAGGGGCAACAATAA
- the petD gene encoding cytochrome b6-f complex subunit IV, which produces MATLKKPDLSDPKLRAKLALGMGHNYYGEPAWPNDLLYVFPVVIMGSFAAIVALSVLDPAMVGEPANPFATPLEILPEWYLYPVFQILRSVPNKLLGVLLMASVPLGMILVPFIENVNKFQNPFRRPVATTVFLIGTLVTIWLGIGATFPIDKSFTFGLF; this is translated from the coding sequence ATGGCTACACTGAAAAAACCAGACCTCAGCGATCCAAAGTTAAGAGCCAAGCTAGCACTGGGTATGGGTCACAATTACTACGGCGAACCCGCTTGGCCTAATGACTTACTTTACGTGTTCCCAGTTGTTATTATGGGATCGTTTGCTGCTATAGTGGCTTTATCTGTACTTGACCCGGCAATGGTTGGAGAACCAGCAAATCCCTTCGCTACTCCACTGGAAATTTTGCCAGAGTGGTACTTGTATCCTGTGTTCCAGATTCTCCGTTCAGTTCCTAACAAACTCTTAGGGGTGTTGTTAATGGCTTCTGTCCCCCTAGGCATGATTCTCGTTCCGTTCATTGAGAACGTGAATAAGTTCCAAAATCCCTTCCGCCGCCCAGTGGCAACAACAGTGTTCTTGATTGGCACTTTGGTGACTATATGGTTGGGAATTGGTGCGACTTTCCCAATTGACAAGTCCTTCACCTTCGGACTGTTCTAA
- the petB gene encoding cytochrome b6 → MANVYDWFEERLEIQALAEDVTSKYVPPHVNIFYCLGGITLTCFLIQFATGFAMTFYYKPTVAEAYSSVQSIMNDVNFGWLIRSVHRWSASMMVLMMILHTFRVYLTGGFKKPRELTWVTGVILAVITVSFGVTGYSLPWDQVGYWAVKIVSGVPEAIPVVGTLIADLLRGGSSVGQATLTRYYSAHTFVLPWLIAVFMLLHFLMIRKQGISGPL, encoded by the coding sequence ATGGCCAACGTTTACGACTGGTTTGAGGAGCGTCTGGAAATTCAGGCGCTAGCTGAAGACGTAACCAGCAAGTACGTCCCTCCCCACGTCAACATCTTCTACTGCCTGGGTGGAATCACACTGACGTGCTTTCTCATCCAGTTTGCCACTGGATTTGCCATGACATTCTACTATAAGCCAACCGTTGCCGAAGCTTATTCTTCCGTGCAGAGCATCATGAATGATGTCAACTTTGGCTGGCTGATTCGCTCCGTTCATCGCTGGTCTGCCAGCATGATGGTGCTGATGATGATTTTGCACACCTTCAGGGTTTACCTAACGGGCGGTTTCAAAAAGCCCCGCGAACTAACCTGGGTCACTGGTGTCATCCTGGCTGTGATTACCGTTTCCTTTGGTGTGACTGGTTACTCTCTACCTTGGGACCAAGTTGGTTACTGGGCTGTGAAAATCGTTAGCGGTGTACCAGAAGCAATTCCTGTAGTTGGTACCCTCATAGCTGACCTCTTGCGCGGTGGTTCAAGCGTTGGTCAGGCTACATTGACCCGTTATTACAGCGCACACACTTTTGTGCTGCCCTGGTTGATTGCAGTTTTCATGCTGTTACACTTCTTGATGATTCGCAAGCAAGGAATTTCGGGTCCGTTGTAA
- the ctpA gene encoding carboxyl-terminal processing protease CtpA has protein sequence MGFMHKQVFRVGLSFLVAFWLGFVPFCQPATALTEQQKLISEAWRIVSRTYLDETFNHQNWATVRQKALEKPIKDDQTAYTVIQKMLKSLDDPFTRFLNPEQYRSLQVNTSGELTGVGLQIALNPETGKLEVVAPISGSPAEKAGIRPRDRILKIEGFSTEDLTLDEAATRMRGPIGSAVTLLIERDAGKELEVQLVRDRISLNPVIAELHTSPQGMSIGYIRLTQFNANAPMELAHAISSLEKKGANAYILDLRNNPGGLLQAGIEIARLWLNSGTVVYTVNRQGVQGSFDAFGPALTDDPLVVLVNQGTASASEILAGALQDNKRALLVGETTFGKGLIQSLFELSNGAGLAVTIAKYETPNHHDINKLGIQPDMRIPTESITREQVGTEADTQYQAGVQLLKKNAVVARG, from the coding sequence ATGGGGTTCATGCACAAACAAGTTTTTCGAGTAGGATTGTCATTCCTCGTCGCTTTTTGGTTGGGCTTTGTGCCGTTTTGTCAACCTGCGACAGCTTTAACAGAACAACAAAAGTTGATATCAGAAGCGTGGCGAATTGTTAGTCGTACATATTTGGATGAGACATTTAATCATCAGAACTGGGCAACAGTGCGGCAGAAAGCGTTGGAAAAGCCAATCAAAGACGACCAAACGGCTTACACGGTCATTCAAAAAATGCTTAAGAGCCTTGATGACCCTTTTACCCGGTTTCTTAACCCGGAACAGTACCGCAGTTTGCAGGTCAATACTTCTGGGGAACTGACGGGGGTGGGATTGCAAATTGCTCTCAATCCTGAAACGGGTAAGTTGGAAGTTGTAGCTCCTATATCTGGTTCGCCAGCAGAAAAAGCTGGGATTAGACCGCGCGATCGCATTCTAAAAATCGAAGGGTTTTCCACAGAGGATTTAACCCTTGACGAAGCAGCAACTAGAATGCGGGGACCAATTGGTAGTGCCGTCACACTGCTGATAGAACGAGATGCGGGGAAAGAGTTAGAAGTTCAGCTAGTGCGCGATCGCATTTCGCTCAACCCAGTGATTGCGGAATTACACACTTCCCCCCAAGGAATGTCTATAGGTTACATTCGCCTCACACAATTTAATGCCAATGCTCCAATGGAGTTGGCACACGCTATTTCTAGTCTAGAAAAAAAAGGCGCTAATGCCTACATTTTGGATTTAAGAAATAATCCCGGTGGACTGTTACAAGCAGGAATTGAGATAGCTCGTTTGTGGTTGAACTCCGGTACTGTTGTCTACACCGTGAATCGCCAAGGGGTTCAGGGTAGCTTTGACGCCTTTGGCCCGGCGCTAACCGATGACCCCCTAGTGGTTTTGGTGAATCAAGGAACTGCGAGTGCCAGCGAAATTCTAGCAGGAGCATTACAAGATAACAAACGTGCCCTGCTAGTGGGAGAAACCACCTTCGGGAAAGGTTTAATCCAGTCCTTATTTGAGCTATCAAATGGTGCTGGCTTAGCCGTGACCATTGCTAAATATGAAACTCCCAACCATCACGACATCAACAAACTGGGAATTCAACCCGATATGCGGATTCCCACAGAATCCATCACCCGCGAACAAGTTGGTACAGAAGCAGATACTCAGTATCAAGCAGGCGTTCAACTGTTGAAAAAAAATGCGGTAGTGGCTAGGGGGTAA
- a CDS encoding MBL fold metallo-hydrolase, which produces MCPLPQESSNTAKSPRAIFSNEVPVVESLGSDLLPDTTIFAFPPNRDTLGGTAYFIVRNEGNILIDCPAVDTINQNFLHSHRGVSYFFLTHRGAIGKTEEIQRIFNCKILIQEQEAYLLPGLTVTTFGQEFTLDSTVQMIWTPGHSPGSSCLYYKGKGGVLFSGRHVLPNLQGDPEPLRTAKTFHWWRQIESIKLLLKNFTPETLHYICPGANTGFLRGQRFIDNAYERLREWGVGSGE; this is translated from the coding sequence ATGTGTCCCTTGCCTCAAGAGTCAAGCAATACAGCCAAATCACCACGAGCAATTTTCTCCAATGAAGTTCCAGTGGTCGAAAGTCTCGGTTCAGACCTCTTGCCAGATACAACAATTTTTGCATTTCCACCAAATAGAGACACATTGGGGGGGACTGCTTATTTTATTGTAAGAAACGAAGGCAATATCCTGATCGATTGTCCGGCAGTTGATACAATAAATCAGAATTTTTTACATTCCCATAGGGGCGTTAGTTATTTCTTTCTCACCCATCGAGGGGCAATTGGTAAGACAGAAGAAATTCAGCGAATTTTTAACTGCAAGATTTTGATTCAAGAGCAGGAAGCTTATTTGTTACCAGGCTTAACAGTCACTACCTTTGGTCAGGAATTCACATTAGATTCAACAGTACAGATGATTTGGACACCCGGTCACTCTCCCGGTTCCTCCTGTCTTTACTACAAAGGCAAAGGAGGTGTGTTGTTTTCCGGACGCCATGTCCTACCCAATTTACAGGGCGATCCTGAGCCATTAAGGACAGCTAAAACTTTTCACTGGTGGCGACAGATTGAGAGTATCAAATTGCTGCTAAAAAACTTTACCCCAGAAACACTCCACTACATTTGCCCTGGTGCCAATACTGGCTTTCTTCGTGGACAGCGCTTCATCGACAATGCTTATGAACGTCTGAGGGAGTGGGGAGTAGGGAGTGGGGAGTAG
- a CDS encoding site-2 protease family protein encodes MTFWFLLLLGLITYLMVQHSVAKITTTPVWLLWLVLMTPALLWTAWTAIYGGQQPPPRVLMIWPLIICPVLYWFLFQWGRRSLKESQAAAETQKTPEYRELQLDVDPIAETVPVRPIEPSEETQLRNCFPWSIYYIQNIEYRPQAIVCRGQLRTAPTNAYQRIKANIEAEFGDRFLIIFQEGINGKPFFVLVPNNQPSKSTPNTGDREKLTRPVLAFMLLAVTLLSTTLVGTRIAGVATTPWQANPSELLKGLPYALALITILGIHELGHYLTARYYKIRTTLPYFIPMPFFLGTFGAFIQMRSPIPNRKALFDVSIAGPIAGFLATLPLLFWGLANSEVVPMSEKTGLLNPDAVNPNYSILLAIISKLALGSQLTASSAIDLHPVAVAGFLGLIVTALNLMPVGQLDGGHIIHAIFGQRTAVVIGQISRLLLLLLSLVQQEFFLWAVILLFLPLIDEPALNDVSDLDNKRDIGGLFAMVVLIAIVLPLPQSLARLLQI; translated from the coding sequence ATGACTTTTTGGTTTCTTCTTCTACTGGGACTCATTACTTATTTAATGGTTCAGCATAGTGTGGCTAAAATTACCACAACACCAGTCTGGTTGTTATGGTTGGTCTTAATGACACCAGCTTTACTATGGACTGCTTGGACTGCAATATACGGAGGACAACAACCACCACCAAGAGTGCTGATGATTTGGCCACTGATTATATGTCCTGTATTATACTGGTTTTTGTTTCAGTGGGGTCGTCGTTCGCTTAAAGAATCACAGGCTGCAGCAGAAACCCAAAAAACTCCAGAGTACCGAGAGCTACAATTGGATGTAGATCCTATCGCAGAAACAGTGCCAGTGCGCCCCATCGAACCATCGGAAGAAACCCAGCTGCGAAATTGTTTTCCCTGGTCTATATACTACATTCAAAACATTGAGTATCGACCCCAAGCGATTGTTTGTCGCGGTCAGTTAAGAACTGCACCAACAAATGCCTACCAGAGAATTAAGGCAAATATTGAAGCAGAATTTGGCGATCGCTTCTTAATTATTTTTCAAGAAGGGATCAATGGTAAACCTTTCTTTGTACTTGTTCCCAATAATCAACCTTCTAAAAGCACACCAAATACAGGCGATCGCGAAAAACTGACAAGACCCGTATTAGCTTTCATGCTATTAGCTGTCACATTGCTATCTACAACTCTAGTAGGAACCAGAATCGCGGGTGTCGCTACTACACCATGGCAAGCTAACCCCTCTGAGTTATTGAAGGGTCTACCCTATGCTCTAGCACTGATAACCATTTTAGGCATCCACGAACTAGGTCACTATCTCACAGCACGGTATTACAAAATTCGTACAACTCTACCTTACTTTATCCCGATGCCTTTCTTCCTGGGAACCTTTGGTGCATTTATTCAAATGCGGAGTCCAATTCCCAATCGGAAAGCTTTATTTGATGTTAGTATCGCAGGACCCATAGCAGGTTTTTTAGCCACCTTACCTTTACTATTTTGGGGTTTGGCAAATTCTGAAGTTGTACCGATGTCAGAAAAAACAGGGCTTTTAAACCCCGATGCGGTGAATCCCAATTACTCCATACTACTAGCGATAATTTCAAAATTAGCCTTGGGTAGTCAGTTAACAGCTTCATCAGCGATTGATTTGCATCCAGTAGCGGTTGCAGGGTTTTTAGGATTGATAGTCACGGCATTGAATTTAATGCCCGTGGGACAACTTGATGGGGGTCACATTATCCATGCCATATTTGGGCAAAGAACAGCAGTCGTCATCGGTCAAATTTCTCGCCTATTACTGCTGTTACTTTCTTTAGTTCAGCAGGAGTTTTTCTTGTGGGCGGTTATCTTATTATTCCTACCACTGATTGATGAACCGGCTCTCAATGATGTTAGCGATTTGGATAACAAACGCGATATCGGGGGACTGTTTGCAATGGTTGTGTTAATTGCGATCGTGCTTCCACTACCACAGTCGCTTGCTCGTTTATTACAAATTTAA
- a CDS encoding DUF4058 family protein, whose amino-acid sequence MPSPFPGMNPYLEDSEMWPEIHSRLIVAIADALAPNLRPKYRVAIEKRVYQTAAEDSVLIGIPDISVGRSLSGGKEEANIAVASPPTTPITVGLPMLEEVEEGFLSIRKVGTGEVVTTIELLSPKNKRSGEGRLAYESKRQKIFSSLTHLVEIDLLRGGKPMAILNNGIQASYRILVSRSDRRPLADLYPFELQQSIPVFPLPLREGDTEPIVDLQALLHGVYDRAGLDMAIDYTSEPVPALSEADAKWANELLKQQGLR is encoded by the coding sequence ATGCCTTCACCATTTCCTGGAATGAATCCGTATTTAGAAGATTCAGAAATGTGGCCAGAAATTCACAGTCGGCTAATAGTCGCTATAGCTGATGCACTAGCTCCTAATTTACGTCCTAAGTACAGAGTGGCTATTGAAAAACGAGTTTACCAAACGGCGGCTGAAGACTCTGTATTAATTGGTATTCCAGATATTTCTGTAGGGCGAAGTTTAAGTGGTGGTAAAGAGGAAGCTAACATTGCAGTTGCTTCACCCCCTACAACACCCATAACAGTAGGGTTACCTATGCTAGAAGAAGTGGAAGAAGGATTTTTGTCTATACGAAAGGTGGGAACGGGTGAAGTTGTAACAACAATTGAACTTCTTTCACCTAAAAACAAGCGTTCGGGAGAAGGACGGCTAGCATATGAAAGTAAGCGCCAAAAGATTTTCAGCAGTTTAACTCATTTAGTAGAAATTGACTTGCTTAGAGGTGGAAAACCGATGGCTATTTTAAATAATGGCATTCAAGCAAGTTATAGAATATTGGTGAGTCGAAGCGATCGCCGTCCACTAGCAGATTTATACCCCTTTGAATTACAGCAGTCAATTCCTGTTTTTCCGCTACCCTTGCGAGAAGGGGATACAGAACCAATAGTAGACTTACAAGCATTGCTACACGGAGTGTATGATAGAGCAGGGTTAGACATGGCTATAGATTATACCTCTGAACCAGTACCAGCTTTGTCTGAAGCTGATGCTAAGTGGGCTAATGAGTTACTGAAACAACAAGGCTTAAGGTAA
- a CDS encoding DUF4058 family protein yields MPSPFPGMNPYLEDSEMWPEVHHWVITVIAELLVPQLRPKYRVAIEKRVYQTTSEDSVLIGIPDISVGRNLSSVKERSNLAVASPPATPVTVGIPMLEEVEEGFLEVREVGTGEVVTAIELLSPKNKRSGEGRRAYESKRQKIFSSLTHLVEIDLLRGGKPMAILNSGIQASYRILVSRSDRRPLADLYPFELQQSIPVFPLPLREGDTEPLVDLQALLHGVYDRAGLDMAIDYTSEAVPPLSEADAKWANELLKQQGLR; encoded by the coding sequence ATGCCTTCACCATTTCCTGGAATGAATCCGTATTTAGAAGATTCAGAAATGTGGCCAGAAGTTCATCACTGGGTAATTACAGTTATTGCTGAGCTACTAGTTCCACAATTACGTCCTAAGTACAGAGTTGCTATCGAAAAACGAGTTTATCAAACGACATCTGAAGATTCTGTATTAATTGGTATTCCAGATATCTCTGTGGGACGAAATTTAAGTAGTGTTAAAGAGAGATCTAATCTTGCAGTTGCTTCACCTCCAGCAACACCTGTTACAGTAGGAATACCCATGCTAGAAGAAGTGGAAGAAGGATTTTTGGAGGTGCGAGAGGTAGGAACAGGTGAAGTTGTAACAGCAATTGAACTTCTTTCACCTAAAAACAAGCGTTCGGGAGAAGGACGGCGAGCATATGAAAGTAAGCGTCAAAAGATTTTCAGCAGTTTAACTCATTTAGTAGAAATTGACTTGCTCAGAGGGGGAAAACCCATGGCTATTTTAAATAGTGGAATTCAAGCAAGTTATAGAATATTGGTGAGTCGAAGCGATCGCCGTCCACTAGCAGATTTATACCCCTTTGAATTACAGCAGTCAATTCCTGTTTTTCCGCTACCCTTGCGAGAAGGGGATACAGAACCACTAGTAGATTTACAAGCTTTGCTACATGGGGTGTATGACAGAGCAGGGCTAGACATGGCTATAGATTATACCTCTGAAGCAGTACCACCTTTGTCTGAAGCTGATGCTAAGTGGGCTAATGAGTTACTGAAACAACAAGGTTTAAGGTAA
- a CDS encoding IS5 family transposase encodes MYRKQGQTSIPTENFELPFEGKLSEDNRWVMMAAFIPWTEFEEEYSSFFSVEMGAPAKSFRMALGALIIKEKLGISDRETVEQIKENPYLQYFIGMSYYSNEAPFDASMLVHFRERISVELVNKVNQEMVKKMLEATSSKLSEKKTESPEEEGETPKNRGKLIIDATCAPGDISYPTDLELLNQARKQTEKIIDLLYEQTLGQLEKKPRTYRERARKDYLAVAKKRRVSQKDRRKAIRKQLQYIKRNLSHIEQLIISGASLEDLSHRQYKMLLVVAEVYRQQLWLYENKKQSIDDRIVSLTQPHIRPIVRGKAGKSVEFGAKLSASCFEGYIFLDHISWDNFNESGDLKAQVEAFKNYTGYYPESVHVDKIYRTRENRAWCKERGIIMSGPPLGRPPANVSKEKKKQDLESERIRNCIEGKFGQGKRRFSLNRVMTKLAHTSETAIAITFLVMNLSTQLSRLFYAFLCLFFKTTPFSPFTIIENNQSLNHR; translated from the coding sequence ATGTACCGAAAACAGGGACAAACTTCAATCCCAACTGAAAACTTTGAACTCCCGTTCGAGGGCAAGTTATCAGAAGATAATCGTTGGGTAATGATGGCTGCTTTCATTCCTTGGACAGAATTTGAAGAAGAATATTCTTCATTTTTCTCAGTAGAGATGGGAGCACCTGCCAAATCTTTTCGGATGGCATTAGGGGCATTAATAATCAAAGAAAAGTTGGGGATAAGCGATAGAGAAACAGTAGAGCAAATTAAAGAAAATCCTTATCTACAGTACTTTATAGGAATGTCATATTATAGTAATGAAGCTCCATTTGATGCATCAATGTTGGTACATTTTCGGGAAAGAATTAGTGTGGAGCTTGTTAACAAAGTGAATCAAGAAATGGTGAAGAAGATGCTAGAAGCAACATCTTCTAAACTATCTGAAAAAAAAACAGAATCACCAGAAGAAGAAGGTGAGACACCCAAAAATCGGGGAAAATTAATAATAGATGCAACTTGTGCTCCGGGTGATATCAGCTATCCGACAGATTTAGAGCTACTCAATCAAGCAAGAAAACAGACAGAGAAAATTATAGACTTACTTTACGAACAGACTTTGGGTCAATTAGAGAAAAAACCAAGAACCTATAGAGAGAGGGCTAGAAAGGATTATCTAGCAGTCGCTAAAAAACGTCGCGTTTCCCAAAAAGACAGGAGAAAAGCAATTAGAAAACAACTTCAATATATCAAAAGAAACTTATCTCATATTGAACAGCTAATTATTTCAGGAGCCTCTCTGGAAGATTTAAGTCACAGACAATATAAGATGTTGCTTGTAGTTGCAGAAGTCTACCGTCAACAACTCTGGTTGTATGAAAATAAAAAACAGAGTATTGACGACCGCATTGTCAGTTTAACCCAACCACATATCCGTCCAATTGTCCGAGGGAAAGCTGGTAAATCGGTAGAATTTGGGGCAAAATTGTCTGCTAGTTGCTTTGAAGGATATATATTTTTAGACCATATAAGTTGGGATAATTTTAATGAATCAGGAGACTTAAAAGCTCAAGTAGAAGCCTTTAAAAATTACACAGGGTACTATCCAGAATCTGTTCATGTTGATAAAATTTATCGCACAAGAGAGAACCGAGCTTGGTGTAAAGAAAGAGGTATTATAATGAGCGGACCTCCTTTAGGAAGACCCCCAGCTAATGTTAGTAAAGAAAAAAAGAAACAAGATTTAGAATCTGAGAGAATTCGTAATTGTATTGAGGGAAAATTTGGACAGGGGAAAAGAAGATTTAGCCTCAATCGCGTGATGACGAAACTTGCTCATACTTCTGAAACTGCAATTGCTATTACTTTTTTAGTGATGAATCTTTCTACTCAGCTCTCGCGGCTATTTTATGCTTTTTTATGTCTATTTTTTAAAACTACACCTTTTTCCCCATTTACTATTATTGAAAATAATCAGTCCTTAAATCATAGATAG
- a CDS encoding Rpn family recombination-promoting nuclease/putative transposase: protein MRRDSIFYKLFQQSPSLLFELLANAPNNASAYRFDSVAVKEPKFEIDGVFLPPENQGTGIVYFCEVQFQKDEQLYERLFAESALYFYRQRGRFNDWQAVIIYPTRSIEQSDVYPHRTLLNGEQVHRVYLDELGDIRSLPLWVALMVLTTVSEEQAPEEARYLLTRTRQEAPPPLSQVIIEMVTTIIVYKFEQLSRKEIEAMLGITLQQTRVYREIKEEGRVEGRVEGRVEGRVEGRVEGRVEEAANLVIRLLTKRFGQKLSKELTQRISGLPLPVLEDLSEALLDFTSLADLQAWLDNVS from the coding sequence ATGCGCCGCGACTCAATCTTTTATAAACTATTTCAACAATCTCCCTCACTGCTCTTTGAACTATTGGCAAATGCGCCAAACAATGCGAGTGCATACCGATTTGATTCGGTAGCTGTCAAAGAACCCAAATTTGAAATTGACGGAGTATTTCTCCCACCGGAAAATCAAGGCACAGGAATCGTCTATTTTTGTGAGGTGCAGTTTCAGAAAGACGAACAACTTTACGAAAGATTATTTGCCGAATCTGCATTATATTTCTATCGCCAACGAGGGAGATTTAACGATTGGCAAGCAGTAATAATTTATCCGACACGCAGTATTGAACAAAGTGATGTTTATCCTCATCGCACCCTACTCAACGGCGAGCAAGTACACCGGGTGTATTTGGATGAGTTGGGGGACATCCGTTCCTTACCTTTGTGGGTAGCGCTGATGGTACTCACCACCGTCAGCGAAGAACAAGCACCAGAAGAAGCAAGGTATTTGTTAACCAGAACTCGTCAAGAAGCCCCCCCACCATTGAGTCAGGTCATAATAGAGATGGTGACGACAATCATAGTTTATAAGTTTGAACAGTTGAGCCGAAAGGAGATAGAGGCGATGTTAGGGATTACACTACAACAAACACGAGTGTACCGGGAAATTAAAGAAGAAGGACGTGTTGAAGGGCGTGTTGAAGGGCGTGTTGAAGGACGTGTTGAAGGGCGTGTTGAAGGACGCGTTGAAGAAGCAGCGAACCTCGTTATTCGACTCCTAACTAAACGCTTTGGGCAGAAACTCTCAAAGGAACTCACTCAGCGAATTTCTGGTTTGCCATTACCTGTTCTGGAAGATTTGAGCGAAGCGCTGCTGGATTTTACTAGTCTAGCTGATTTGCAGGCTTGGTTAGACAATGTTTCATAA